One part of the uncultured Bacteroides sp. genome encodes these proteins:
- a CDS encoding porin family protein, with protein sequence MKKIFSTLLIAVCLFLAIPAQAQIKFGVKGGLNLANADFSGLKENFKTDNMSGFFIGPMIDVNIPIVGLGIDGAIVYNEKGTKITNTITNEDVTNKRKSFDIPVNLKYSIGLGSMASVFLAAGPNFSFDINSDNLATDLTSIATQTISGTTPTIDNKKAEVSLNIGGGVKLLRHLQIGLNYNLPLTDSAKENFASGDLGELAGVISGSSFKSKTKMWQVSVAYIF encoded by the coding sequence ATGAAAAAGATTTTTAGCACTCTTTTGATAGCAGTATGTTTATTTCTAGCTATCCCTGCACAAGCACAAATTAAATTTGGTGTAAAAGGTGGATTGAACCTTGCAAATGCTGATTTTTCAGGATTAAAAGAAAACTTCAAAACTGATAACATGTCTGGTTTCTTTATTGGACCAATGATAGACGTTAATATTCCTATTGTAGGATTAGGTATTGATGGAGCTATTGTTTACAATGAAAAAGGGACTAAGATTACTAACACAATCACAAACGAAGATGTTACCAACAAACGTAAATCTTTTGATATTCCAGTAAACCTGAAATATTCTATTGGATTAGGAAGTATGGCAAGTGTATTTTTAGCTGCTGGACCTAATTTCTCGTTTGATATCAATAGTGATAATCTGGCTACCGATTTAACAAGCATTGCAACTCAGACTATTTCGGGTACAACACCTACTATCGACAACAAGAAAGCTGAAGTTTCATTAAACATCGGTGGTGGTGTTAAATTGCTACGCCATTTACAGATTGGTTTGAACTATAACTTACCACTAACAGATTCTGCAAAAGAAAATTTTGCAAGCGGTGATTTAGGTGAATTAGCTGGAGTTATTAGCGGCTCGTCTTTCAAAAGCAAAACAAAAATGTGGCAAGTTTCTGTAGCCTACATTTTCTAA
- a CDS encoding DUF3467 domain-containing protein, with the protein MNNETPTNQLQIELSDEIAQGTYANLAVITHSSSEFIVDFIRVMPGLPKAGVKSRVILTPEHAKRLMRALEDNVRKYENSFGPIRLNEENSMQPIPGFAGEA; encoded by the coding sequence ATGAATAATGAAACCCCAACAAATCAGTTGCAGATTGAATTGAGTGATGAAATAGCTCAGGGAACTTATGCTAATCTGGCTGTGATTACTCATTCCAGTTCTGAATTTATTGTAGACTTTATAAGGGTGATGCCAGGTTTGCCAAAAGCTGGCGTAAAAAGTCGTGTGATTTTAACTCCGGAACATGCCAAAAGGTTAATGAGAGCTTTAGAAGATAATGTGCGTAAATATGAAAATTCTTTTGGCCCGATTCGTTTGAATGAAGAAAATTCTATGCAGCCAATTCCTGGCTTTGCAGGAGAAGCTTAA
- the rpsL gene encoding 30S ribosomal protein S12: protein MPTIQQLVRKGRAVLVDKSKSPALDSCPQRRGVCVRVYTTTPKKPNSAMRKVARVRLTNQKEVNSYIPGEGHNLQEHSIVLVRGGRVKDLPGVRYHIVRGTLDTAGVAGRTQRRSKYGAKRPKPGQAAAPAKGKKK, encoded by the coding sequence ATGCCTACAATTCAGCAATTAGTAAGAAAAGGAAGGGCCGTTTTGGTTGACAAAAGTAAGTCTCCAGCGTTAGATTCATGTCCTCAAAGACGTGGTGTTTGCGTGAGAGTTTACACAACAACTCCAAAGAAGCCTAACTCTGCAATGCGTAAAGTAGCTCGTGTGCGCTTAACAAACCAGAAGGAAGTTAACTCGTACATTCCAGGAGAAGGACACAACTTGCAAGAACACTCTATCGTATTAGTACGTGGTGGTCGTGTAAAAGACCTTCCAGGTGTACGTTATCACATCGTTCGTGGTACGTTAGATACAGCGGGTGTTGCAGGACGTACTCAAAGACGTTCTAAATACGGAGCAAAACGTCCAAAACCAGGACAAGCAGCAGCTCCAGCTAAAGGAAAGAAAAAGTAA
- the rpsG gene encoding 30S ribosomal protein S7, whose protein sequence is MRKAKPKKRVILPDPVFNDQKVSKFVNHLMYDGKKNTSYEIFYAALETVKAKLPNEEKSSLEIWKKALDNITPQVEVKSRRVGGATFQVPTEIRPDRKESVSMKNLILYARKRGGKCMADKLAAEIIDAFNEQGGAFKRKEDMHRMAEANRAFAHFRF, encoded by the coding sequence ATGAGAAAAGCAAAACCAAAAAAGCGGGTTATCCTTCCGGATCCCGTGTTTAATGATCAAAAGGTTTCTAAATTTGTAAACCACTTGATGTATGATGGTAAGAAAAATACTTCATACGAAATTTTCTACGCAGCCTTAGAAACTGTTAAGGCTAAACTTCCTAACGAGGAAAAATCCTCATTGGAAATCTGGAAAAAAGCATTAGATAATATCACTCCTCAAGTTGAAGTAAAATCTAGACGTGTTGGTGGTGCAACATTCCAAGTTCCTACTGAAATTCGTCCTGATCGTAAAGAATCAGTTTCTATGAAGAACTTGATTTTATATGCACGCAAAAGAGGCGGAAAATGCATGGCTGATAAATTAGCAGCTGAAATTATTGATGCATTCAACGAACAAGGTGGTGCATTTAAGCGTAAAGAAGATATGCATAGAATGGCTGAAGCTAACCGTGCATTTGCTCATTTCAGATTTTAA
- the fusA gene encoding elongation factor G, which translates to MAKQDLHLTRNIGIMAHIDAGKTTTSERILFYTGLTHKIGEVHEGAATMDWMAQEQERGITITSAATTTKWKWDDNTYKINLIDTPGHVDFTAEVERSLRVLDGAVATYCAVGGVEPQSETVWRQADKYNVPRIGYVNKMDRSGADFFEVVRQMKDVLGANPCPIVVPIGAEENFKGLVDLIKMKAIYWHDESMGADYSEEEIPAELIDECNEWRGKMLESVAEFDDTLMEKFFDDPSTITEEEVINALRKATVQMAIVPMLCGSSFKNKGVQTLLDYVCAFLPSPIDTEAVVGTNPDTGEEEDRKPSEDEATSALAFKIATDPYVGRLTFFRVYSGKIDAGSYIYNSRSGKKERVSRLFQMHSNKQNPVEVIGAGDIGAGVGFKDIRTGDTLCDENKPIVLESMDFPDPVIAIAVEPKTQKDMDKLTNGLIKLAEEDPTFTVKTDEQSGQTVIAGMGELHLDIIIDRLKREFKVECNQGRPQVSYKEAITKTVNLREVYKKQSGGRGKFADIIVNIGPADEGFEGTLQFIDEVKGGNIPKEFIPSVQKGFLSAMKNGVLAGFPLDTLKVTLTDGSFHPVDSDQLSFEICAIQAYKNACAKAGPALLEPIMSLEVVTPEESMGDVIGDLNKRRGQVEGMESSRTGARIVKAKVPMSELFGYVTSLRTITSGRATSSMTFSHYEKVSSSIAKTVLEEVKGRVDLV; encoded by the coding sequence ATGGCAAAACAAGATTTACATTTGACCCGTAATATTGGTATCATGGCTCACATTGATGCTGGTAAAACTACAACGTCTGAACGTATCCTTTTCTATACTGGTCTTACTCATAAGATTGGTGAAGTGCACGAAGGTGCTGCAACTATGGACTGGATGGCTCAGGAACAAGAACGTGGTATTACTATTACATCTGCGGCTACAACTACCAAATGGAAATGGGATGACAATACATATAAAATCAACTTGATTGACACTCCGGGACATGTTGACTTTACCGCTGAGGTAGAGCGTTCTCTTCGTGTATTGGATGGTGCAGTTGCTACTTATTGTGCAGTTGGTGGTGTAGAACCACAATCTGAAACTGTTTGGAGACAAGCTGATAAATATAATGTTCCTCGTATTGGATATGTGAACAAAATGGACCGTTCTGGTGCAGACTTCTTTGAAGTTGTACGCCAAATGAAAGACGTATTAGGAGCTAATCCTTGTCCTATCGTTGTTCCAATCGGTGCTGAAGAAAACTTCAAAGGTTTAGTAGACCTTATTAAAATGAAAGCTATCTACTGGCATGATGAGTCAATGGGTGCAGACTATTCTGAAGAAGAAATTCCTGCAGAACTTATTGACGAATGCAATGAGTGGAGAGGTAAGATGCTTGAATCTGTAGCTGAATTTGATGATACATTGATGGAGAAATTCTTTGATGATCCTTCAACTATCACAGAAGAAGAAGTTATTAATGCTCTTCGTAAGGCAACTGTTCAGATGGCTATCGTTCCAATGCTTTGTGGTTCTTCATTTAAGAATAAAGGTGTTCAAACTTTGCTAGACTATGTTTGTGCATTTTTGCCTTCTCCTATTGATACAGAAGCTGTAGTTGGTACTAATCCTGATACTGGTGAAGAAGAAGATAGAAAACCATCTGAAGATGAAGCTACTTCTGCTTTGGCATTTAAGATTGCTACTGACCCTTATGTAGGTCGTTTGACTTTCTTCCGTGTTTATTCAGGTAAGATTGATGCTGGTTCTTATATCTATAACTCTCGCTCTGGAAAGAAAGAACGTGTTTCTCGTTTATTCCAGATGCATTCAAATAAGCAAAACCCAGTTGAAGTAATTGGTGCTGGTGATATTGGTGCAGGTGTTGGTTTCAAAGATATTCGTACAGGTGATACACTTTGCGATGAAAATAAACCAATCGTACTTGAATCAATGGACTTCCCAGATCCTGTAATTGCTATTGCTGTTGAGCCAAAAACTCAGAAAGATATGGATAAGCTTACTAACGGATTAATTAAGTTAGCTGAAGAAGATCCAACTTTCACTGTTAAAACAGACGAGCAAAGTGGTCAGACAGTTATTGCTGGTATGGGTGAGCTTCACTTGGATATTATTATCGACCGTTTGAAACGTGAGTTTAAGGTAGAATGTAACCAAGGTCGTCCTCAGGTATCTTACAAAGAAGCAATCACTAAGACTGTAAACCTTCGTGAAGTTTACAAAAAGCAATCTGGTGGTCGTGGTAAGTTTGCTGATATCATTGTAAATATCGGTCCTGCTGACGAAGGCTTCGAAGGAACTCTTCAATTTATTGACGAAGTAAAAGGTGGTAATATTCCTAAAGAATTTATCCCTTCAGTACAGAAAGGTTTCTTAAGTGCAATGAAGAATGGTGTGCTTGCAGGATTCCCTCTTGATACTTTAAAGGTTACTTTGACTGATGGATCTTTCCACCCAGTTGACTCTGATCAGTTATCATTTGAAATCTGTGCTATCCAAGCTTACAAAAACGCTTGTGCTAAAGCTGGTCCTGCTCTTCTTGAACCAATTATGAGTCTTGAAGTTGTAACTCCTGAAGAAAGCATGGGTGATGTAATCGGAGACTTGAACAAACGTCGTGGTCAGGTTGAAGGCATGGAATCTAGCCGTACAGGTGCAAGAATCGTAAAAGCTAAAGTTCCTATGTCAGAATTGTTTGGTTATGTAACTTCATTACGTACTATCACTTCTGGTCGTGCAACATCGTCTATGACATTCTCACATTATGAGAAGGTATCTTCTTCTATTGCAAAAACAGTTCTAGAAGAAGTTAAGGGACGTGTTGATTTAGTATAA
- the rpsJ gene encoding 30S ribosomal protein S10 → MSQKIRIKLKSYDHNLVDKSAEKIVRTVKTTGAIVSGPIPLPTHKRIFTVNRSTFVNKKSREQFQLSSFKRLIDIYSSTAKTVDALMKLELPSGVEVEIKV, encoded by the coding sequence ATGAGCCAAAAAATTAGAATTAAATTGAAGTCTTACGATCACAACTTGGTTGACAAGTCAGCTGAGAAGATCGTAAGAACTGTGAAGACTACAGGTGCCATCGTAAGTGGCCCTATACCTCTTCCTACGCACAAGCGTATCTTTACAGTGAACCGCTCTACTTTTGTTAACAAGAAATCCAGAGAACAATTTCAATTGTCTTCATTCAAAAGATTGATTGACATTTATAGCTCTACAGCTAAGACTGTTGATGCTTTGATGAAGCTGGAATTGCCAAGCGGAGTAGAAGTAGAAATTAAAGTTTGA
- the rplC gene encoding 50S ribosomal protein L3 has translation MPGLLGKKIGMTSVFSADGKNVPCTVIEAGPCVVTQLKTVEKDGYEAVQVGFQEKKEKHTTKPLMGHFAKAKVTPKRHLAEFKEFENELNLGDTISVELFNDAVFVDVIATSKGKGFQGVVKRHGFGGVGQATHGQHNRLRKPGSIGACSYPAKVFKGMRMGGQMGGDRVTVQNLRVLKVIPEHNLLLIKGSIPGCKGSIVIIEK, from the coding sequence ATGCCAGGATTATTAGGAAAGAAAATCGGAATGACATCCGTTTTCAGTGCCGATGGTAAAAATGTACCATGCACTGTTATCGAAGCAGGTCCTTGTGTTGTTACTCAACTGAAAACAGTTGAAAAAGACGGTTACGAAGCTGTTCAAGTAGGTTTCCAGGAAAAAAAGGAAAAGCATACTACAAAACCATTAATGGGACACTTCGCTAAAGCCAAAGTAACACCAAAGAGACACTTGGCCGAGTTCAAAGAATTTGAAAATGAACTTAATCTAGGAGATACCATCTCTGTAGAGTTGTTTAATGATGCAGTTTTTGTAGACGTTATTGCAACTTCTAAGGGTAAAGGTTTCCAAGGTGTAGTTAAAAGACACGGATTTGGTGGTGTTGGACAGGCTACTCATGGTCAGCACAACCGTTTGCGTAAGCCGGGTTCTATCGGTGCTTGTTCTTACCCAGCAAAAGTATTCAAAGGAATGCGCATGGGTGGACAAATGGGCGGTGACAGAGTTACTGTTCAAAATTTGCGAGTTTTAAAAGTTATTCCAGAACACAACCTTTTATTGATTAAAGGTTCAATTCCGGGATGCAAAGGTTCAATCGTAATAATTGAGAAATAA
- the rplD gene encoding 50S ribosomal protein L4 encodes MEVNVYNIKGEDTGRKITLNESIFGIEPNDHAIYLDVKQFMACQRQGTHKSKERSELSGSTRKLKKQKGTGGARSGDIKSPVFVGGARVFGPKPRDYFFKLNKKVKSLARKSALSYKAQGNAIVVVEDFSFETPKTKDFVALINNLKVSDKKLLFVLSEPNKNVYLSARNIERANVLTVAGLNTYNVLNAGALVLTESSLSAIDSILMKKEA; translated from the coding sequence ATGGAAGTTAACGTATATAACATTAAAGGTGAAGACACTGGAAGAAAGATTACGTTAAATGAATCAATCTTCGGAATTGAGCCTAATGACCATGCTATTTATTTGGATGTAAAACAATTTATGGCTTGTCAACGTCAGGGAACTCACAAATCAAAAGAAAGAAGTGAACTTTCAGGTAGTACTAGAAAGTTGAAAAAACAAAAAGGTACTGGTGGAGCACGTTCTGGTGATATTAAATCACCTGTATTTGTTGGTGGTGCAAGAGTTTTTGGCCCTAAACCAAGAGACTATTTCTTTAAGTTGAATAAGAAAGTTAAGTCTTTAGCTAGAAAATCGGCTTTATCTTACAAGGCTCAAGGTAATGCTATTGTAGTTGTTGAAGATTTCTCTTTTGAAACTCCAAAAACTAAGGATTTTGTAGCATTGATAAATAATCTTAAAGTTTCTGATAAAAAGCTACTTTTTGTATTATCAGAACCAAATAAAAACGTATATTTGTCGGCTCGTAATATCGAGAGAGCTAATGTATTAACTGTCGCTGGATTAAATACTTACAATGTATTGAATGCTGGCGCATTGGTGCTTACTGAAAGTTCTCTTTCAGCTATTGACAGTATCTTAATGAAAAAGGAGGCTTAA
- the rplW gene encoding 50S ribosomal protein L23: MGIIIKPLVTEKMTAASEKLNRFGFIVRPEANKLEIKSAVEALYNVTVVDVNTIRYSGKNKSRYTKAGMINGRTNAYKKAVVTLKEGDTIDFYSNI; the protein is encoded by the coding sequence ATGGGAATTATTATTAAACCGTTAGTTACAGAGAAAATGACTGCTGCATCTGAAAAGTTAAATCGTTTCGGATTTATTGTGCGTCCTGAAGCTAACAAATTGGAAATTAAGAGCGCAGTCGAAGCATTATACAATGTTACAGTTGTTGATGTAAATACAATTCGTTATTCCGGTAAGAATAAAAGTCGTTATACAAAGGCTGGAATGATCAATGGTAGAACAAATGCTTATAAAAAAGCAGTTGTGACATTGAAAGAAGGAGATACTATTGATTTTTATAGCAATATTTAA
- the rplB gene encoding 50S ribosomal protein L2, with protein MAVRKFKPTTPGQRHKIIGTYEEITASVPEKSLVFGKLSSGGRNNEGKMTMRYIGGGHKKKIRIVDFKRNKDGVPAVVKTIEYDPNRSARIALLFYADGEKRYIIAPNGLQVGNTLMSGENAAPEIGNALPLQNIPVGTVIHNIELRPGQGAALVRSAGNFAQLTSREGKYCVIKLPSGEVRQILSTCKATIGSVGNSDHGLERSGKAGRSRWLGRRPRNRGVVMNPVDHPMGGGEGRASGGHPRSRKGLYAKGLKTRAPKKQSSKYIIERRKK; from the coding sequence ATGGCAGTACGTAAATTTAAGCCCACAACACCGGGGCAAAGACATAAAATTATTGGTACTTATGAGGAGATAACTGCATCAGTACCAGAAAAATCTCTTGTGTTTGGTAAGCTTTCTTCTGGTGGTCGTAACAACGAAGGAAAGATGACTATGCGCTATATTGGCGGTGGTCACAAGAAGAAAATCAGAATCGTTGATTTCAAGAGAAATAAAGACGGTGTTCCGGCAGTAGTAAAAACAATAGAATACGATCCGAATCGTTCGGCTCGTATCGCTTTGTTATTTTATGCCGATGGTGAAAAAAGATATATTATTGCTCCCAATGGATTACAAGTAGGTAATACTCTTATGTCAGGTGAGAATGCAGCGCCAGAGATTGGTAATGCACTTCCTTTACAAAATATCCCTGTTGGTACTGTAATTCATAATATTGAGTTGCGTCCTGGTCAAGGTGCTGCTTTGGTTAGATCTGCAGGTAATTTTGCTCAGTTGACTTCAAGAGAAGGCAAATATTGTGTTATTAAATTGCCTTCTGGTGAAGTAAGACAAATACTTAGTACATGTAAAGCTACAATTGGTAGCGTTGGTAACTCTGATCATGGATTGGAACGCTCCGGTAAAGCTGGACGTTCAAGATGGTTAGGACGTCGTCCTCGTAACCGTGGTGTTGTTATGAATCCAGTCGATCACCCAATGGGTGGTGGTGAAGGCCGCGCTTCTGGAGGTCATCCAAGATCTCGTAAGGGATTGTATGCTAAGGGCTTGAAAACGAGAGCTCCAAAGAAGCAATCTTCTAAGTATATTATTGAGAGAAGAAAAAAGTAA
- the rpsS gene encoding 30S ribosomal protein S19 codes for MSRSLKKGPYINIKLESKVLAMNESGKKAVVKTWARASMISPDFVGHTIAVHNGNKFIPVYVTENMVGHKLGEFSPTRTFRGHAGNKKR; via the coding sequence ATGAGTCGTTCATTAAAAAAAGGTCCTTATATTAATATTAAGCTTGAATCAAAAGTGCTTGCTATGAATGAGTCAGGCAAAAAAGCTGTTGTTAAGACTTGGGCTAGAGCTTCAATGATTTCGCCTGATTTTGTAGGGCATACTATTGCAGTTCATAACGGAAATAAATTTATTCCTGTTTACGTTACCGAAAACATGGTTGGGCACAAGTTAGGAGAATTCTCTCCTACTCGTACTTTCAGAGGCCATGCTGGTAACAAGAAACGTTAA
- the rplV gene encoding 50S ribosomal protein L22: MGARKKISADKRKEALKTMYFAKLQNVPTSPRKMRLVADMIRGMEVNRALGVLKFSSKEASARVEKLLRSAIANWEQKNERKAESGELFVTKIFVDCGATLKRMRPAPQGRGYRIRKRSNHVTLFVDSKSTNDNQN; the protein is encoded by the coding sequence ATGGGAGCAAGAAAGAAAATATCGGCTGATAAAAGAAAAGAAGCCCTTAAAACCATGTATTTTGCCAAATTGCAAAATGTTCCGACCTCTCCACGTAAGATGCGTCTTGTGGCTGATATGATCCGTGGTATGGAAGTGAACAGAGCTCTTGGTGTTTTGAAGTTTTCATCGAAAGAAGCTTCTGCAAGAGTTGAGAAATTGTTGCGCTCTGCTATTGCTAACTGGGAACAGAAAAACGAACGTAAAGCAGAAAGCGGTGAATTATTTGTAACAAAGATTTTTGTTGATTGTGGAGCAACATTGAAAAGAATGAGACCTGCACCACAGGGGAGAGGTTACAGAATTCGTAAACGCTCAAATCACGTAACTTTGTTCGTTGATTCTAAGAGTACTAATGATAATCAAAATTAA
- the rpsC gene encoding 30S ribosomal protein S3, whose product MGQKVNPISNRLGIIRGWDSNWYGGDNYGDSLLEDSKIRKYLNARLAKASVSRIVIERTLKLVTITVCTARPGIIIGKGGQEVDKLKEELKKITDKDIQINIFEVKRPELDAVIVANNIARQVEGKIAYRRAIKMAIANTMRMGAEGIKVQISGRLNGAEMARSEMYKEGRTPLHTFRADIDYCHAEALTKVGLLGVKVWICRGEVFGKKELAPNFTQSKEGGRGNAGSRDGGKNFKRKKNNR is encoded by the coding sequence ATGGGACAAAAAGTTAATCCAATAAGTAACCGTTTAGGAATTATCAGAGGATGGGATTCCAATTGGTATGGTGGCGATAATTATGGTGATTCTTTGCTAGAAGATAGCAAGATTCGTAAATATCTTAATGCAAGACTTGCAAAAGCAAGTGTATCAAGAATAGTTATTGAGCGCACACTGAAACTTGTTACAATAACCGTATGTACAGCCCGTCCAGGTATTATCATCGGTAAGGGTGGTCAGGAAGTTGATAAGTTAAAAGAAGAGTTGAAGAAGATCACTGATAAAGATATTCAAATTAATATCTTTGAAGTAAAAAGACCTGAGTTAGATGCTGTAATTGTAGCAAATAACATTGCTCGCCAGGTAGAGGGTAAGATTGCTTACCGTCGTGCTATTAAAATGGCTATCGCAAATACAATGCGTATGGGAGCAGAAGGTATCAAAGTGCAAATTTCAGGACGTTTGAATGGAGCTGAAATGGCTCGTTCTGAAATGTATAAGGAAGGAAGAACTCCGTTACACACATTTAGAGCAGATATTGACTATTGTCATGCTGAAGCATTGACTAAGGTTGGACTTCTTGGTGTGAAAGTTTGGATTTGTAGAGGTGAGGTTTTTGGCAAGAAAGAACTTGCTCCTAACTTTACTCAAAGCAAAGAAGGAGGCCGTGGTAATGCTGGTAGCAGAGACGGTGGAAAAAACTTCAAAAGAAAGAAAAATAATCGCTAA
- the rplP gene encoding 50S ribosomal protein L16, which yields MLQPKKTKFRRQQKGRMKGNAQRGNQLAFGSFGIKALQNKWITGRQIEAARIAVTRYMQRQGQIWIRIFPDKPITKKPAEVRMGKGKGSPEGFVAPVTPGRIMIEVEGVSYEIAKEALRLAAQKLPVTTKFIVRRDYDTQNQNA from the coding sequence ATGTTACAACCGAAAAAGACAAAATTCAGAAGACAACAAAAGGGTCGCATGAAAGGTAATGCCCAAAGAGGCAACCAACTCGCTTTTGGTTCTTTTGGTATAAAAGCTTTGCAAAATAAATGGATTACAGGTAGACAGATTGAAGCTGCCCGTATTGCTGTTACTAGATATATGCAACGTCAAGGCCAGATTTGGATCAGAATATTTCCGGATAAACCTATTACAAAGAAACCTGCGGAAGTACGTATGGGTAAAGGTAAAGGTAGTCCTGAAGGATTTGTAGCTCCTGTTACTCCTGGTAGAATTATGATTGAAGTAGAAGGCGTATCCTATGAAATCGCTAAAGAAGCATTGCGTTTAGCAGCTCAGAAGCTTCCTGTCACTACTAAGTTTATAGTAAGACGTGATTATGATACTCAAAATCAAAATGCATAA
- the rpmC gene encoding 50S ribosomal protein L29 encodes MKIAEIREINTKELVERIEAEVAGYNQMVLNHSISPLDNPAQIKQLRRTIARMKSELRQRELNNK; translated from the coding sequence ATGAAAATTGCAGAAATTAGAGAAATAAATACCAAAGAACTGGTAGAAAGAATTGAGGCTGAAGTAGCCGGCTATAACCAAATGGTGTTAAACCATTCTATCTCCCCTTTGGATAATCCTGCACAAATAAAACAGTTACGCAGGACGATTGCGCGTATGAAATCAGAATTACGCCAAAGAGAACTTAACAATAAATAA
- the rpsQ gene encoding 30S ribosomal protein S17, translating to MEARNLRKERTGVVLSNKMDKTITVAAKFKEKHPIYGKFVSKTKKYHAHDENNDCNIGDTVRISETRPLSKTKRWRVVEIIERAK from the coding sequence ATGGAAGCTAGAAATTTAAGAAAAGAAAGAACTGGGGTTGTTCTTAGCAACAAAATGGATAAAACTATTACTGTTGCAGCTAAGTTTAAAGAAAAACACCCTATCTATGGTAAGTTCGTGAGTAAAACGAAGAAATACCATGCTCATGATGAAAATAATGATTGTAACATTGGTGACACTGTTAGAATCAGTGAGACTCGTCCTTTGAGTAAGACAAAGAGATGGAGAGTAGTTGAAATAATTGAAAGAGCTAAGTAA
- the rplN gene encoding 50S ribosomal protein L14 — MIQTESRLTVCDNSGAKEVLCIRVLGGTGRRYASVGDVIVVSVKSVIPSSDIKKGVVSKALIVRTKKEIRRADGSYIRFDDNACVLLNNAGEIRGSRIFGPVARELRATNMKVVSLAPEVL, encoded by the coding sequence ATGATACAAACAGAATCCAGACTTACAGTATGTGACAACAGTGGAGCTAAAGAAGTTTTGTGTATCCGTGTTTTGGGTGGCACAGGACGTCGTTATGCTTCTGTTGGGGATGTTATTGTAGTTTCAGTAAAAAGTGTTATCCCTTCGAGTGATATTAAAAAAGGTGTAGTGTCTAAAGCTTTGATTGTACGTACAAAGAAAGAAATCCGTCGTGCTGATGGTTCGTACATTCGTTTTGATGATAATGCTTGCGTTTTGTTAAATAACGCAGGTGAAATTAGAGGTAGTAGAATCTTTGGACCGGTTGCGAGAGAACTTCGTGCTACAAACATGAAGGTTGTATCATTAGCACCAGAGGTACTTTAA
- the rplX gene encoding 50S ribosomal protein L24 produces the protein MSKLHIKKGDTVLVNAGEDKGKTGRVLKVLVKKGRAIVEGMNLVSKSTKPNAKNPQGGIVKQEASIHISNLNLVDPKTGKATRVGRKESSDGTLVRYSKKSGEEIK, from the coding sequence ATGAGTAAATTACATATTAAAAAAGGCGACACAGTTTTGGTCAATGCCGGTGAAGATAAAGGCAAAACTGGACGCGTGTTGAAAGTTCTTGTTAAAAAAGGACGTGCAATTGTTGAAGGCATGAATCTAGTATCTAAAAGTACTAAGCCAAATGCTAAGAACCCTCAAGGTGGTATTGTAAAGCAAGAAGCTTCTATACATATCTCTAACTTAAACCTTGTAGATCCGAAGACTGGAAAAGCAACACGTGTTGGGAGAAAAGAAAGTTCTGATGGAACTTTAGTGCGTTATTCTAAAAAATCAGGAGAGGAGATTAAGTAA